Genomic DNA from Spirochaeta cellobiosiphila DSM 17781:
AATTCATCAGGATTACGAGGTCCTAAAGGAAAGTAGATGACACCTGTCAGGTATTCATCTACTCCATAGGATAAGGTTGTAATCAGTAAAAAAAACAGAATAAGAAATCGTTTCACACCCCTATTATCGGTATCTTTTGGGAGGGAAGAAACGATCTATGGGATTAATTCTTAATCGAACCAGGAAGTATAGGTAGGCAAAAAGAAAACCAGCTAAGTGACTAAAGTGAGCCACATTGGAATTATAAGAGGCCAACTGACTATACACTTCTATAACTGTATATCCCAATACCAAAATAGGAGCTCTCACAGGAATAAGACCCCATATAAAAATCCTTGCTGTAGGATAGAAAGTAGCAAAGCCTAGCATGACACCATAGATAGCACCACTCGCTCCCAGTAAAGATACCTGAGGAGATCCTGTATACCAATAAAATGCCAAGCTTATCAGACCTACAAGAATTCCTACAAACATATAATAAAGAAGGAATTCCCAGCTCCCTAGACGTTCTTCCAAATGTTGCCCAAAGATAAACAAAGCCAGCATGTTGAACAAAATATGGGAGAAACTCGCGTGGGTAAACATATAAGTCACAAGCTGCCAATAATAACCATATTCAATGACTGCAATGGGAGTCATAGCCATAGACAATTGAAATTGTCTTGAAAGGGAAGTCAAAAAGAAGACCACCACATTAATCCCAATCAAATAGAGGACGACATTATGTCGACTATAGGGTAATTTTTTCTGTAAAAACATGATCATAAGTTACTCATCAATTCATTGACCAGTCAATGATTATCCCGTAAATTGTCACCAAAGGCAGGTCAGAATGAATCAATTAGAACAAATATTTGTGTTTATCAAAGAAATCGACAAGGTCAAAAACATACAACGCCAATCTCTCGTATCAGAGAGTCTTCGCCGTGAAAACGATGCAGAACATGCCTGGCATCTAGCGATGATGGCTATGGTCCTTCAAACTTTTGCTAATGATCATATAGACCTACTAAAAGTACTCAAAATGGTTCTTATCCATGACATCGTAGAAATCGATGCAGGGGATGTCTTTCTCTATGACCTGGAAGCCAGAAAAGCCCAAAAAGCAATAGAAGCTGAAGCCGCGAGAAGAATCTTTGGATTGTTACCCCATCCTATGGGACAAGAACTTATTGAGTTGTGGGAAGACTTCGAAGACAGGCAGACCCCTGAAAGTAGATTCGCTGCCTCCCTGGATCGTATTCAACCAATGCTTCAAAATTACATGACCGGGGGGAAAGCCTGGAAAGAGCACAAAATCACTCGAGACATGGTTCTCAAAACAAATGCCCACATAGGAGAAGGCTCAAAGGAACTATGGGAAATGATCCAAGCTATGATTGATGATGCTGTCAAAAAAGGCTATCTCCTACCTTAATGGTTTATCCAAAATACATAAGCCATAAATTGGTAAAAGGTATAACTAAAAGAAGTGCCGGTAACTGGTTAACCACAGGGAAATCCTTAATTTTGGCCATACGCAATCCTAATCCTATCATAATAACTCCTCCACAAGCAGAGAAATTAGCATAGGTGGGACCTGTCATATAGGGCATGATAAAGCTAGAAAGAAAATATAACAAAGATTGAAAAGCCAACTGTGGAATAAACAATAAGCTGACAGAGATACCAAAGGTCATGGCGAAGATTATGGCTGTAAAGAAATCCAGTATGGACTTAATAATTAGCAGTTGATAATCCCCTGAGAGACCTTCTGTCAAAGCTCCAAGAATTCCCATTCCACTCATGGTAAACAGAACAATTAAAGCAGAGTACTGTCGTGAGAACTCAATACTTACCCCTTGGGAATTCTTCTCTTTAGAAGAAGATAGTAATCGCCCCGTTAATCCTTGCAGAGATTGAGCACTTTTATTAACCCATTGCTCCAACATGAGAAGCTCACCAATAGCCACGCCAAAGATAATGGCAATCACAACTGGTGGAGCCGTTTCCATTTTTATTAACATAGTTACCCCAATAGATAAAGCAATGAGGGCAAAAGAGGGGCTCAACCCTTCTGCTATTCGCTTGGGAATGATAGGTTTGAGTATAAAGCCTATTATTCCTCCTGTAAAAATAGCTG
This window encodes:
- a CDS encoding DUF554 domain-containing protein; amino-acid sequence: MIGPLVNSTAIFTGGIIGFILKPIIPKRIAEGLSPSFALIALSIGVTMLIKMETAPPVVIAIIFGVAIGELLMLEQWVNKSAQSLQGLTGRLLSSSKEKNSQGVSIEFSRQYSALIVLFTMSGMGILGALTEGLSGDYQLLIIKSILDFFTAIIFAMTFGISVSLLFIPQLAFQSLLYFLSSFIMPYMTGPTYANFSACGGVIMIGLGLRMAKIKDFPVVNQLPALLLVIPFTNLWLMYFG
- a CDS encoding rhomboid family intramembrane serine protease: MFLQKKLPYSRHNVVLYLIGINVVVFFLTSLSRQFQLSMAMTPIAVIEYGYYWQLVTYMFTHASFSHILFNMLALFIFGQHLEERLGSWEFLLYYMFVGILVGLISLAFYWYTGSPQVSLLGASGAIYGVMLGFATFYPTARIFIWGLIPVRAPILVLGYTVIEVYSQLASYNSNVAHFSHLAGFLFAYLYFLVRLRINPIDRFFPPKRYR
- a CDS encoding HD domain-containing protein — encoded protein: MNQLEQIFVFIKEIDKVKNIQRQSLVSESLRRENDAEHAWHLAMMAMVLQTFANDHIDLLKVLKMVLIHDIVEIDAGDVFLYDLEARKAQKAIEAEAARRIFGLLPHPMGQELIELWEDFEDRQTPESRFAASLDRIQPMLQNYMTGGKAWKEHKITRDMVLKTNAHIGEGSKELWEMIQAMIDDAVKKGYLLP